Proteins from a genomic interval of Physeter macrocephalus isolate SW-GA chromosome 21, ASM283717v5, whole genome shotgun sequence:
- the LOC102977514 gene encoding carbonic anhydrase 5B, mitochondrial-like, producing the protein MKCPGVRGVARHKGAWPRWPRARASHPGSEQSGSRSGKRSVVPSQRRFPFSKGHLQRLETFLRVTNGRKVPQVPASYLGADQDFSLKMVMLSRLRVILQASPCKAQWRRFQIPRSMLARPCSLYTCTYKTRNRALHPLWESVDLVPAGERQSPINIRWRDSVYDPGLKPLTISYDPTTCLCAWNNGYSFLVEFEDSADNSGESQTCLWSHLELKGQFHVSTGHVARPPRERGPLLLAVARDSPD; encoded by the exons ATGAAGTGTCCCGGCGTGAGGGGCGTGGCTAGGCACAAGGGGGCGTGGCCAAGGTGGCCGCGCGCACGAGCCTCTCATCCCGGTAGCGAACAGAGTGGTTCCCGCTCTGGGAAACGTTCGG TGGTTCCCAGTCAGAGGCGATTCCCGTTCTCCAAGGGACATCTGCAgcgcctggagacatttttgcgTGTCACAAACGGAAGGAAGGTGCCACAG GTTCCTGCAAGTTACTTGGGAGCTGATCAAGACTTCAGCCTAAAGATGGTGATGCTGAGTCGCCTGAGGGTCATTCTTCAAGCCTCTCCATGCAAGGCACAGTGGAGAAGGTTCCAGATTCCGAGGTCCATGCTAGCCAGGCCCTGCAGCCTCTACACCTGCACTTACAAAACCCGGAACCGAGCCT TGCACCCTCTCTGGGAGAGCGTGGACCTGGTCCCGGCGGGTGAGCGCCAGTCGCCCATCAACATCCGGTGGAGGGACAGTGTCTACGATCCTGGCTTAAAACCGCTCACCATCTCTTACGACCCGACCACCTGCCTCTGCGCCTGGAATAACGGGTACTCTTTCCTCGTGGAATTTGAAGACTCTGCAGATAACTCAGGTGAGAGCCAGACCTGTCTGTGGTCTCATCTGGAGTTAAAGGGACAGTTTCATGTCAGCACAGGCCACGTCGCGAGGCCTCCACGGGAGCGGGGACCTCTTTTGTTAGCAGTGGCACGGGACTCACCGGACTGA